Proteins co-encoded in one Acidobacteriota bacterium genomic window:
- a CDS encoding RDD family protein: MTRRLRLVSTIVLCAMSATAFAQSDTPVSPAPNAPAVRSEAVPPPEAGARITRIDGPCDGYHSGPGFRLGQDHVVRQGEVVRDFAVVLGNAVVEGAVCGDLSVTLGDVRLGPEAFVEGQLVVVGGTVTIEPGATVRGELVVVAGAVDAPADFRPGREQILVGIPVIGTQARLVVPYVTRGLLLGRLIVPDMAWVWWIVAVVFFVQALINLLFPRATASATAIIVDRPLSTFLAGLLVIVLTAPVVALLAVTVIGLAALPVLFGALIIAWIVGKIAVGRWIGSRLFEQDDPDSRMEGTRSFAIGFVVLTIVAMIPVLGIVVWGLTSVLGLGSAAMAFVRGFRRENPPPVRVPPPAPPPPPVGTPYETAAVGAAPLAGFDEAAAPLDMSGGADGFAMPPPAFAGVPPMARAGAAPSAAGRALLAFPRADLGPRAGAFLLDVLIVAVVASTIGGRDPDDFIVPLLLVYHIAFWLWKSTTVGGIICQLRVVRVDGAELRLVDALVRALVAIFSLGAFGLGVLAITRDPERQSWHDRVAGTLVVRVPRNYPLP, from the coding sequence ATGACCAGACGACTCCGACTGGTGTCCACGATCGTGCTGTGCGCGATGTCGGCAACGGCGTTCGCGCAGTCCGATACGCCGGTGTCACCCGCGCCGAACGCTCCGGCGGTGCGCAGCGAGGCCGTGCCTCCGCCCGAGGCGGGAGCGCGCATCACGCGTATCGACGGACCGTGCGACGGCTATCACTCCGGCCCCGGGTTCCGTCTCGGTCAGGACCACGTGGTGCGCCAGGGCGAGGTCGTGCGCGATTTCGCCGTCGTGCTCGGCAACGCGGTGGTCGAGGGCGCCGTCTGCGGCGACCTGTCGGTCACGCTCGGCGACGTGCGTCTCGGCCCCGAGGCGTTCGTCGAGGGGCAGCTGGTCGTCGTTGGCGGCACCGTCACCATCGAGCCTGGCGCCACGGTACGCGGCGAACTCGTCGTCGTGGCGGGAGCCGTCGACGCGCCGGCGGACTTCCGTCCGGGTCGCGAGCAGATCCTCGTCGGTATTCCGGTGATCGGCACGCAGGCGCGGCTCGTCGTGCCGTACGTCACGCGCGGGCTGCTGCTCGGCCGGCTGATCGTGCCGGACATGGCCTGGGTGTGGTGGATCGTGGCCGTCGTGTTCTTCGTGCAGGCGCTCATCAACCTGCTCTTCCCACGTGCCACGGCGTCGGCCACCGCGATCATCGTGGATCGCCCGCTGAGCACGTTCCTCGCCGGACTGCTCGTCATCGTGCTGACGGCACCGGTCGTGGCATTGCTGGCCGTGACGGTGATTGGTCTGGCGGCGCTGCCCGTGCTGTTCGGCGCGCTGATCATCGCGTGGATCGTCGGCAAGATCGCCGTGGGGCGCTGGATCGGATCCCGCCTGTTCGAGCAGGACGATCCCGACAGCCGGATGGAAGGCACGCGATCGTTCGCCATCGGCTTCGTGGTGCTGACCATCGTCGCGATGATCCCCGTGCTCGGCATCGTGGTGTGGGGCCTGACGAGCGTGCTCGGGCTGGGCTCCGCCGCGATGGCGTTCGTGCGCGGGTTCCGGCGTGAGAACCCGCCGCCCGTGCGCGTTCCGCCGCCCGCGCCACCTCCGCCGCCCGTGGGGACGCCCTACGAGACGGCCGCCGTCGGTGCCGCTCCTCTGGCCGGATTCGACGAGGCGGCCGCGCCGCTGGACATGTCAGGTGGTGCTGACGGATTCGCCATGCCGCCACCCGCGTTCGCCGGCGTGCCGCCGATGGCCCGGGCGGGTGCGGCGCCGTCGGCCGCCGGGCGCGCGCTGCTGGCGTTTCCACGCGCGGACCTCGGCCCGCGCGCCGGCGCGTTCCTGCTCGACGTACTGATCGTCGCGGTCGTCGCGTCGACGATCGGCGGGCGCGATCCCGATGACTTCATCGTGCCGCTGCTGCTCGTGTACCACATCGCGTTCTGGCTCTGGAAGTCGACCACCGTCGGCGGGATCATCTGCCAGTTGCGCGTGGTGCGCGTCGACGGTGCGGAGCTGCGCCTGGTGGACGCCCTGGTGCGTGCCCTCGTCGCCATCTTCTCCCTGGGCGCCTTCGGCCTCGGCGTCCTCGCGATCACGCGCGACCCCGAACGCCAGTCCTGGCACGACCGCGTCGCCGGCACCCTCGTCGTGCGCGTGCCACGAAACTATCCGCTGCCATAG
- a CDS encoding HAMP domain-containing protein, with product MSSRWRDGLRDALGLRLALWYAVAFVASALALVALTYVLLSASLRRYDHDAIDTALVQYARAYVRGGVQALAREIQDGTLAMAPGSMLVRTVGPGQELVFYSMPQQWRRLDLSRVETPRQLGEETWSTLPIGSTGEVLEVASVRLGDGTLLQVGRSTERRNEVLQRFRRVLLIDLALVLIIAFAGGVAITWSGLRPVRALADTVRGIVRTGRTDARVPPSNPDDALGELGGLVNAMLDRIDRVVTGMRGALDNVAHDLRTPLTRLRGIAESALASGDAERMRAALAECVEEADSVDRMLHSLMDISEAETGTMALRREPVALADVVRQTLDLYEDVADENGLVIATDVAPDLVVSVDRARLRQVLANLVDNAVKYTAPGGRIAIDGRRDGHEASIAVTDTGSGIPADELPHIWERLYRGDRSRATRGLGLGLSLVKAIVEAHGGSVAVTSTTGVGTRFEVRLPLDAPSLSQM from the coding sequence ATGTCGTCAAGGTGGCGTGACGGCCTGCGCGACGCGCTCGGCCTGCGCCTCGCGCTCTGGTACGCGGTGGCCTTCGTGGCCAGTGCGCTGGCCCTCGTCGCGCTCACGTACGTCCTGCTCTCGGCATCACTTCGTCGCTACGATCACGACGCGATCGACACGGCCCTCGTGCAGTACGCCCGCGCGTACGTGCGCGGCGGCGTGCAGGCGCTGGCGCGCGAGATCCAGGACGGCACGCTCGCGATGGCGCCCGGCTCGATGCTGGTCCGCACCGTCGGCCCCGGACAGGAGCTGGTGTTCTACAGCATGCCGCAGCAATGGCGTCGCCTCGACCTCTCGCGGGTCGAGACACCTCGCCAATTGGGCGAGGAAACGTGGTCCACGCTGCCGATCGGTTCGACGGGCGAGGTGCTCGAAGTGGCATCGGTCAGGCTCGGCGACGGCACACTGCTCCAGGTGGGACGCAGCACCGAGCGTCGCAACGAAGTGCTCCAGCGATTCAGGCGCGTGCTGCTCATCGACCTCGCGCTCGTCCTGATAATCGCGTTCGCGGGTGGCGTGGCGATCACGTGGTCGGGCCTGCGGCCAGTGCGCGCGCTGGCCGACACGGTGCGCGGCATCGTCCGGACAGGACGCACCGATGCGCGCGTGCCGCCATCCAATCCCGACGATGCGCTGGGTGAGCTGGGAGGGCTGGTCAACGCGATGCTGGATCGGATCGATCGCGTGGTGACCGGCATGCGCGGCGCGCTCGACAACGTGGCGCACGACCTGCGCACGCCGCTCACGCGCCTGCGCGGAATCGCCGAATCGGCGCTCGCGTCGGGTGACGCCGAGCGCATGCGCGCGGCATTGGCCGAGTGCGTCGAAGAGGCAGACAGCGTGGACAGGATGCTGCACTCGCTGATGGACATCTCCGAAGCCGAGACGGGCACGATGGCGCTGCGACGCGAGCCCGTGGCGCTCGCGGACGTCGTGCGGCAGACGCTCGATCTCTATGAGGACGTGGCCGACGAGAACGGTCTGGTGATCGCCACCGACGTGGCACCCGATCTCGTCGTCTCCGTCGATCGCGCGCGCCTGCGCCAGGTGCTCGCCAATCTCGTCGACAACGCGGTGAAGTACACGGCACCCGGCGGGCGGATCGCGATCGACGGCCGCCGCGACGGCCACGAGGCGTCGATCGCCGTGACGGACACGGGCTCGGGCATCCCCGCCGACGAACTGCCGCACATCTGGGAACGCCTGTACCGTGGCGATCGCAGCCGCGCCACGCGCGGACTGGGCCTGGGCCTGAGCCTCGTGAAGGCCATCGTCGAAGCGCACGGCGGATCCGTTGCTGTCACGTCGACGACGGGTGTCGGCACGCGATTCGAGGTCCGTCTGCCCCTCGATGCGCCGTCCCTGTCACAGATGTAA
- a CDS encoding DegQ family serine endoprotease yields the protein MASDYIRFGRKGAAVGAVLLTGVLLGYSAAPQATVTNPAPVAHEAGSATRALGPATHSYAGIVESVTPAVVTVRSERRVRQVSQPMQDDWLREFFGDRVPAPRRSPRTGGLGSGVIVRADGYVLTNHHVIDGAEQVTVELTDGRSFKADVVGSDAASDLAVLKLENASNLRTLSLGDSNAVAVGDVVLAVGNPLGVGQTVTMGIVSAKGRATGGTTYEDFIQTDAPINQGNSGGALVNTDGELIGINSQILSPSGGNIGIGFSIPANMARNVMTQLIDHGSVRRGMLGVTIQPVTSELATSLGLSGARGALVNGVQPNTPAASAGLRRGDVITRVNGEDIKDYNDVRNRVAQTQPGTELSLDVVRGGKTQAFTVKVGELKPTGDEAPADERGGATSDTTGFGMGVQPLTPAQARELGIDANRGVLVATVDGDGRAASAGLREGDVIEEVDGAPVSNVESLRTALTKGDRPALLLVHRGENTMYLALPRK from the coding sequence ATGGCTAGCGACTACATCAGATTCGGACGGAAGGGCGCGGCGGTGGGGGCGGTGCTCCTGACCGGCGTCCTTCTTGGATATTCGGCGGCGCCACAGGCGACCGTCACCAATCCTGCGCCCGTGGCGCACGAGGCAGGCAGCGCGACGCGCGCGCTCGGGCCTGCCACGCACTCCTATGCCGGCATCGTCGAGAGCGTGACGCCCGCCGTTGTCACCGTGCGGTCGGAGCGGCGCGTGCGGCAGGTGAGCCAGCCGATGCAGGACGACTGGCTGCGCGAGTTCTTCGGCGACCGCGTGCCGGCGCCCCGGCGCTCACCGAGGACCGGCGGGCTCGGTTCGGGCGTGATCGTTCGCGCCGACGGCTACGTGCTGACCAACCACCACGTGATCGACGGAGCCGAGCAGGTCACCGTGGAACTGACGGACGGGCGCAGCTTCAAGGCCGACGTCGTGGGTTCCGACGCCGCGAGCGATCTTGCGGTGTTGAAGCTGGAGAACGCGTCGAACCTGCGCACGCTCAGCCTCGGCGACTCGAACGCCGTGGCGGTTGGCGACGTGGTGCTTGCCGTGGGCAACCCGCTCGGCGTGGGTCAGACGGTGACGATGGGCATCGTGAGCGCGAAGGGCCGCGCCACCGGCGGCACGACCTACGAGGACTTCATCCAGACCGATGCGCCGATCAACCAGGGCAACTCCGGCGGTGCGCTCGTCAACACCGACGGTGAACTGATCGGCATCAACTCGCAGATCCTGTCGCCGTCGGGCGGCAACATCGGCATCGGCTTCTCGATTCCCGCCAACATGGCGCGCAACGTGATGACGCAGCTGATCGATCACGGCAGCGTGCGGCGCGGCATGCTCGGCGTGACGATTCAGCCCGTGACGTCCGAACTCGCGACGAGCCTCGGTCTGAGCGGCGCGCGTGGTGCGCTCGTGAACGGCGTGCAGCCGAACACGCCGGCGGCGTCGGCGGGCCTGCGACGCGGCGACGTGATCACGCGCGTCAACGGCGAGGACATCAAGGACTACAACGACGTGCGCAACCGTGTGGCGCAGACGCAGCCCGGCACCGAGCTGTCGCTCGACGTGGTGCGCGGCGGCAAGACGCAGGCGTTCACGGTGAAGGTCGGTGAGCTGAAGCCGACAGGCGACGAGGCACCGGCAGATGAACGCGGCGGTGCGACATCCGACACGACGGGCTTCGGCATGGGCGTGCAGCCCCTCACCCCCGCGCAGGCGCGCGAGCTCGGCATCGACGCGAACCGCGGCGTCCTCGTGGCCACGGTCGATGGCGACGGCCGCGCGGCGTCCGCAGGTCTGCGCGAAGGCGATGTCATCGAGGAGGTCGACGGCGCACCGGTCTCCAACGTCGAGTCGCTGCGCACCGCACTCACGAAGGGCGACCGCCCCGCCCTGCTCCTCGTCCACCGCGGCGAGAACACGATGTATCTCGCGCTTCCGAGAAAGTAG
- a CDS encoding RHS repeat-associated core domain-containing protein, translating to MSAHRVRAYIRRLLGVLVLALIGSTGAMADERADGAIPPTLLPAPVLRAGLPADTPLSGDAVPWAALSAPPSHGDAGGMLQPGGGGGPRFRYYGLDALGSVRVLFDAAGAVVSRADYEPFGAAASTTTGPQPREQYTGHERDGEVGVDYFGARLYLAAIGRMPSVDPLYAGAVGNPQRWNRYAYALNSPLVMIDPDGRLAAADCNSWIQIELDGQTVDTQVVCVSARAGGGSEGGSAWTASAVADMLAWLRDRMVAPVGGPAADTWDGPTVLEKYPNAAGFGKIDPTTLTEPNGNVTTSDIVSDVLNAGGIVGGLRQTAVKALPAAIKIPMGSAKAGMEHILLRHASNAVTTTSVSRFAQGMGPSEIRALVSEATRGSTAWRVEGASRVLDVNMGRAIGTDHAGSATSGLRIVTDAAGSVITAYPIRVP from the coding sequence CTGATCGGCTCGACCGGTGCGATGGCTGACGAGCGAGCGGACGGGGCGATCCCGCCGACGCTGCTCCCGGCGCCCGTGCTCCGCGCCGGCCTGCCGGCGGACACACCGCTGTCGGGCGACGCCGTCCCCTGGGCGGCGTTGTCCGCTCCGCCGTCCCACGGCGACGCGGGCGGGATGCTGCAGCCGGGCGGGGGCGGCGGGCCGCGGTTCCGGTACTACGGGCTGGACGCGCTGGGGTCGGTGCGGGTGTTGTTCGACGCAGCGGGGGCAGTAGTCAGCCGCGCCGACTACGAACCGTTCGGGGCGGCGGCGAGCACGACGACCGGCCCGCAGCCGCGCGAACAGTACACGGGCCACGAGCGGGATGGCGAGGTGGGCGTCGACTACTTCGGCGCACGCCTGTACCTGGCCGCGATTGGCCGGATGCCCAGTGTCGACCCGCTGTATGCGGGCGCCGTCGGCAATCCGCAGCGGTGGAATCGCTATGCCTATGCGCTGAACAGTCCACTGGTGATGATCGATCCCGATGGGCGGTTGGCGGCAGCGGACTGCAACTCGTGGATCCAGATCGAACTCGACGGGCAGACGGTGGACACGCAAGTCGTGTGCGTGTCTGCTCGCGCAGGTGGGGGCAGTGAGGGCGGTAGTGCGTGGACCGCTTCGGCCGTTGCCGACATGCTCGCGTGGCTACGTGACCGCATGGTGGCACCGGTGGGTGGGCCCGCGGCGGACACGTGGGACGGCCCCACGGTCCTCGAGAAGTATCCGAATGCTGCGGGCTTTGGCAAAATCGACCCCACGACGCTGACGGAGCCCAACGGCAACGTCACAACCAGCGACATCGTCTCGGACGTACTGAACGCAGGTGGCATCGTAGGCGGTCTCCGGCAAACCGCCGTAAAGGCACTACCGGCCGCGATCAAGATTCCAATGGGCAGCGCAAAGGCCGGCATGGAGCACATCTTGCTGCGGCACGCGTCAAATGCGGTCACGACAACTTCGGTGTCGAGGTTCGCGCAGGGAATGGGGCCAAGCGAGATTCGTGCGCTGGTCAGTGAAGCTACGCGAGGTAGTACCGCATGGCGGGTTGAGGGGGCGTCGCGAGTCCTGGACGTGAATATGGGTCGCGCGATCGGGACGGACCACGCTGGTAGTGCAACATCAGGCTTACGAATCGTTACCGATGCGGCAGGCTCCGTGATTACGGCGTATCCTATTCGTGTCCCATGA
- a CDS encoding sigma-54-dependent Fis family transcriptional regulator, whose translation MPTILVADDEQLIRWSLSERLQADGMRVIEAGTGQEAIQRVQDGVDLVLLDYKLPDTDGVSVLRHIKDYDPDIVVILLTAYATVDTAVEAMKTGAYHVANKPFNIDAISDLVAKALETTQLRREVRQLRAEKAQPFAPERIIGESPGMIEVKALLKKVAMSPASTVLLTGESGTGKDLAAKVLHFNSDRAHKPFVNITCSAIPETLLESELFGHERGAFTDARQQKRGLLESADGGTVFLDEIGEMVPALQAKLLRVLEEKAFKRVGGQHDVRVDVRIIAATNRNLEEQVKRGLFRSDLYYRLNVLPIELPALRSHLEDIPALVVFYVDQFNREFRKSVRGASPESLKAMQEYGWPGNIRELRNAVERAMLLCEHPWLEPADFPALAGAPPLAAGMALPAEGVNLEELERSLVVQALERAGGHHARAGTLLGLNRDQVRYRVEKFGLGKVSA comes from the coding sequence ATGCCGACGATCCTCGTCGCCGACGATGAGCAGCTGATTCGGTGGTCGCTGTCCGAGCGGCTGCAGGCCGACGGGATGCGCGTGATCGAGGCGGGCACCGGGCAGGAGGCGATCCAGCGCGTGCAGGATGGCGTCGATCTCGTCCTGCTCGACTACAAGCTGCCCGACACCGACGGCGTCTCGGTGCTGCGCCACATCAAGGACTACGACCCCGACATCGTCGTCATCCTGCTGACCGCGTACGCCACCGTCGACACCGCCGTCGAGGCGATGAAGACGGGCGCCTACCACGTCGCGAACAAGCCGTTCAACATCGACGCGATTTCCGATCTCGTCGCCAAGGCGCTCGAGACCACGCAGCTGCGGCGCGAAGTGCGCCAGCTGCGCGCCGAGAAGGCGCAGCCGTTCGCGCCCGAGCGCATCATCGGCGAGTCGCCCGGGATGATCGAGGTGAAGGCGCTGCTGAAGAAGGTGGCCATGAGTCCGGCGTCCACGGTGCTGCTCACCGGCGAGAGCGGCACGGGCAAGGACCTCGCCGCCAAGGTGCTGCACTTCAACAGCGACCGCGCGCACAAGCCGTTCGTGAACATCACCTGCTCGGCGATTCCCGAGACGCTGCTCGAGAGCGAGCTGTTCGGCCACGAACGGGGTGCGTTCACCGACGCGCGCCAGCAGAAGCGGGGCCTGCTCGAATCGGCCGACGGCGGCACCGTGTTCCTCGACGAGATCGGCGAGATGGTGCCCGCGCTGCAGGCCAAGTTGTTGCGCGTGCTGGAGGAGAAGGCGTTCAAGCGCGTGGGCGGGCAGCACGACGTGCGCGTGGACGTGCGCATCATCGCGGCGACCAACAGGAACCTCGAGGAGCAGGTGAAGCGCGGCCTCTTCAGGTCGGACCTCTACTACCGCCTCAACGTCCTGCCCATCGAACTGCCCGCGTTGCGCTCGCACCTCGAGGACATCCCGGCGCTCGTGGTCTTCTACGTGGATCAGTTCAATCGCGAGTTCCGCAAGTCGGTGCGCGGCGCGTCGCCGGAGTCGCTCAAGGCAATGCAGGAGTACGGATGGCCGGGCAACATCCGCGAACTGCGTAACGCCGTCGAGCGGGCCATGCTGCTCTGCGAGCATCCCTGGCTGGAGCCCGCCGACTTCCCGGCGTTGGCCGGGGCTCCGCCGCTGGCCGCGGGTATGGCGCTGCCGGCCGAAGGCGTGAACCTCGAGGAACTGGAACGCAGCCTCGTGGTGCAGGCGCTCGAACGGGCCGGCGGTCACCACGCGCGCGCCGGGACGCTGCTCGGCCTCAATCGCGACCAGGTCCGCTACCGCGTCGAGAAGTTCGGCCTGGGCAAGGTGTCGGCGTAG
- a CDS encoding sigma-70 family RNA polymerase sigma factor, translating into MAGGGDPTGAPGAAEFDAFVREYQDMVFAVAVRLLGDEADAEDVAQTVFLRAFERFASIGSDARVAGWLKAVATNLCLNHLERHRARWRLFSEMGDTADTTYDVPSAGAGPDEALDESERQARLEAALRELPPHQRVPIVLFHFEQHGYDDIARLLGVSVSKVKTDMHRGRLALRRWLS; encoded by the coding sequence ATGGCCGGCGGTGGCGACCCGACGGGCGCGCCAGGCGCGGCCGAATTCGATGCGTTCGTTCGTGAGTACCAGGACATGGTCTTCGCCGTGGCCGTTCGGCTGCTCGGCGACGAGGCCGACGCGGAAGACGTGGCCCAGACGGTGTTCCTGCGTGCGTTCGAGCGGTTCGCGTCGATTGGTTCCGACGCGCGCGTGGCGGGTTGGCTCAAGGCGGTGGCGACCAATCTCTGCCTGAATCACCTGGAGCGCCATCGGGCGCGGTGGCGGTTGTTCAGCGAGATGGGCGACACGGCGGACACGACCTACGACGTGCCGAGCGCCGGCGCGGGGCCTGACGAGGCCCTCGACGAGTCGGAGCGGCAGGCGCGGCTGGAAGCGGCGTTGCGCGAACTGCCACCGCACCAGCGCGTGCCGATCGTGCTGTTCCACTTCGAGCAGCATGGGTACGACGACATCGCCCGCCTGCTCGGCGTGTCGGTGAGCAAGGTGAAGACGGACATGCATCGCGGACGCCTCGCGCTCCGCAGGTGGTTGTCATGA
- a CDS encoding response regulator transcription factor: protein MRALLVEDDSRIAEFVANGLREAGFVVDRAAEGETGLDLATFGKHDVAIVDLMLPRLDGLELIQRMRQRGVLTPVLILSARHSVDDRVNGLTAGGDDYLTKPFAFPELLARVNALIRRATQAPVATQLTVGDLHLDLVSRTATREGRVIELRPREFTLLEYLMRHAGRVVSKTMILSHVWDYSFDPGTNVVDVLVFRLREKVDRGFESKLIHTVRGVGYVVKVA from the coding sequence GTGCGCGCGCTGCTGGTGGAGGACGATTCCCGAATTGCGGAGTTCGTGGCCAATGGACTGCGTGAGGCGGGGTTCGTGGTGGATCGGGCCGCCGAGGGCGAGACGGGGCTGGATCTCGCGACGTTCGGCAAGCACGACGTGGCCATCGTCGACCTGATGCTGCCGCGGCTCGACGGCCTGGAGTTGATCCAGCGGATGCGCCAGCGCGGCGTGCTCACGCCCGTCCTCATCCTGAGCGCCAGGCACTCGGTCGACGACCGCGTCAACGGACTCACCGCCGGCGGCGACGACTACCTCACGAAGCCGTTCGCCTTCCCCGAACTCCTCGCGCGCGTGAACGCGCTGATCCGTCGCGCCACGCAGGCGCCTGTCGCCACGCAGCTCACCGTTGGTGACCTGCACCTCGATCTCGTGTCGCGGACGGCCACGCGCGAGGGCCGCGTCATCGAACTGCGTCCGCGCGAGTTCACGCTGCTGGAGTACCTGATGCGCCACGCGGGCCGCGTCGTCTCCAAGACGATGATCCTGTCGCACGTGTGGGACTACTCCTTCGATCCCGGCACCAACGTCGTCGACGTACTGGTGTTCCGCCTGCGCGAGAAGGTGGACCGCGGCTTCGAGTCGAAGCTGATTCACACCGTGCGCGGAGTGGGTTATGTCGTCAAGGTGGCGTGA
- a CDS encoding FtsX-like permease family protein: MPHDSSKLDLLQGTIYAALVRLQNRGWIEAAWGVSDNNRRAKFYSLTRRGERELVTETTNWQRIADVMNRVLACLGIYSTIAYGVGERVKEFGVRMALGATAGDIRQGVVRQTLVIAAIGVAIGTVASLALTRLMTALLFDTSATDVTTFVSTAAVLVTVALAAGYLPAVRASRVSPMEALRDKGPGLPGPFVAIRRVAGRASPAPTMWGVTRHGLLRRSAAGAKAGGCIVVGMRLVTVLVLTLLATASAFAQTPAAPAAAPQPASSYDAALAARVGADERGMRSYVFVLLRSSQTPVPKGPERDEMFKGHFANMTRLADEGKLVMAGPLDGVDGWRGLFIFATTDLDEARRLVSTDPVIVKGEMVAEYHSHYATAALMLLNGLHKTIQRP; encoded by the coding sequence ATGCCACATGACTCGTCGAAGCTCGATCTCCTTCAGGGCACCATCTACGCGGCGCTCGTCAGGCTGCAGAACCGCGGCTGGATCGAGGCTGCGTGGGGTGTGTCCGACAACAACCGCCGCGCGAAGTTCTACAGCCTCACGCGGCGCGGCGAGCGCGAACTCGTCACCGAGACCACCAACTGGCAGCGCATCGCCGACGTGATGAACCGCGTGCTCGCGTGCCTCGGGATTTACAGCACCATTGCATACGGCGTCGGCGAACGCGTGAAGGAGTTCGGCGTGCGCATGGCGCTCGGCGCGACGGCCGGCGACATCCGCCAGGGCGTCGTGCGCCAGACGCTCGTCATCGCAGCCATCGGCGTTGCGATCGGTACCGTTGCCTCGCTCGCCCTCACGCGACTGATGACGGCGCTGCTGTTCGACACGTCGGCCACGGACGTCACGACGTTCGTGTCGACTGCCGCCGTTCTCGTCACCGTCGCGCTTGCCGCCGGCTATCTCCCAGCTGTCCGCGCCTCGCGCGTGTCGCCCATGGAGGCGCTGCGCGACAAGGGGCCGGGCTTGCCCGGCCCGTTCGTCGCGATCCGCCGTGTCGCGGGCCGGGCAAGCCCGGCCCCTACGATGTGGGGAGTTACGCGTCATGGCCTGCTGCGCCGTAGCGCCGCAGGCGCGAAGGCGGGTGGGTGTATCGTCGTGGGCATGCGCCTCGTGACTGTTCTCGTCCTGACCCTGCTGGCGACGGCATCGGCATTCGCGCAGACACCGGCAGCTCCGGCGGCGGCGCCGCAGCCGGCATCGTCGTACGACGCGGCGCTTGCGGCGCGCGTAGGAGCGGACGAACGTGGCATGCGGAGCTACGTGTTCGTGCTGCTCAGATCGAGTCAGACGCCCGTGCCGAAGGGGCCCGAGCGCGACGAGATGTTCAAGGGGCACTTCGCCAACATGACGCGCCTGGCCGATGAAGGGAAGCTGGTGATGGCCGGTCCGCTCGATGGCGTCGATGGCTGGCGCGGCCTCTTCATCTTCGCCACCACCGATCTCGACGAAGCCAGACGTCTCGTGAGTACGGACCCCGTGATCGTGAAGGGCGAAATGGTGGCCGAGTACCACAGCCACTACGCGACGGCCGCGCTGATGCTGCTGAACGGCCTGCACAAGACGATACAAAGACCGTAG
- a CDS encoding DUF167 domain-containing protein, which translates to MRAQDEGVTIEVRVIPRAVRSGVAGTRDGAVLVRLAAAPVDGAANAALVDVLAEAFDIPKRHVAIVSGERARRKRVRLAGVTDAQVQAVVSAGETT; encoded by the coding sequence GTGCGCGCGCAGGATGAGGGCGTGACGATCGAGGTTCGCGTGATTCCGCGGGCCGTGCGGTCGGGGGTGGCGGGGACGCGCGACGGGGCGGTGCTCGTGCGGCTTGCGGCGGCGCCTGTCGATGGTGCGGCCAATGCCGCGCTCGTCGACGTGCTCGCGGAGGCGTTCGACATCCCGAAGCGGCATGTCGCGATCGTGTCCGGGGAGCGGGCGCGCCGGAAGCGCGTGCGTCTCGCGGGCGTGACCGATGCGCAGGTACAGGCTGTTGTGTCTGCTGGTGAGACCACGTAG